Proteins found in one Methylobacterium sp. CB376 genomic segment:
- a CDS encoding site-2 protease family protein — MGWSLPLGTVMGTVIRVHVTFLLFLLWIGAAGFAKGGQGAALQSVLYIVLLFLCVLLHEFGHVLAARRYGVQTPDITLLPIGGVARLERIPEDPRQELVIALAGPAVNVVIAGLLLLVLGAVAPRAEVENPGISLFERLLWVNLFLVGFNLIPAFPMDGGRVLRAILAARLGYARGTQIASGVGQAVAFALGLLGLVGGNPLLLFIALFVYLGAASEAHAVQMRQVSRGLLAGDAMITRYESLGPSSRVEDAVQELIATTQHEFPVVDGAGRLRGVLTRDDMIRALRDRGPDAPVLEVMRSDIPSVRDRQPLEDALRLMQESGVPAVGVTDALGRLVGLITPENVGEMMMVLTARPEGRTGLKRSG, encoded by the coding sequence ATGGGTTGGTCGCTGCCGCTCGGGACGGTGATGGGCACGGTGATCCGGGTCCACGTCACCTTCCTGCTCTTCCTGCTCTGGATCGGCGCCGCGGGCTTCGCCAAGGGCGGCCAGGGGGCGGCGCTGCAGAGCGTGCTCTACATCGTGCTCCTGTTCCTCTGCGTGCTCCTGCACGAGTTCGGCCACGTCCTGGCGGCGCGCCGCTACGGGGTGCAGACGCCCGACATCACGCTGCTGCCGATCGGCGGGGTGGCGCGGCTGGAGCGCATCCCGGAGGACCCGCGCCAGGAGCTCGTCATCGCCCTCGCGGGCCCGGCCGTGAACGTCGTCATCGCGGGCCTGCTGTTACTGGTCCTCGGGGCGGTGGCGCCGCGGGCGGAGGTGGAGAATCCGGGCATCTCGCTCTTCGAGCGGCTGCTCTGGGTCAACCTGTTCCTGGTCGGGTTCAACCTGATCCCGGCCTTCCCGATGGATGGCGGGCGGGTGCTGCGGGCGATCCTGGCCGCCCGGCTCGGCTACGCCCGCGGCACGCAGATCGCCTCGGGGGTGGGGCAGGCGGTGGCCTTCGCGCTCGGCCTGCTCGGGCTCGTCGGGGGCAACCCGCTCCTGCTCTTCATCGCGCTCTTCGTCTATCTCGGCGCCGCCTCGGAGGCGCACGCGGTGCAGATGCGGCAGGTCTCCCGCGGGCTGCTCGCGGGCGACGCGATGATCACCCGCTACGAGAGCCTGGGGCCCTCCTCCCGCGTCGAGGATGCCGTGCAGGAACTGATCGCCACGACCCAGCACGAGTTCCCGGTCGTGGACGGGGCGGGGCGGCTGCGGGGCGTGCTCACCCGCGACGACATGATCCGGGCCCTGCGCGACCGCGGCCCCGACGCCCCGGTGCTGGAGGTGATGCGGTCCGACATCCCGAGCGTGCGCGACCGCCAGCCCCTGGAGGACGCGCTGCGGCTGATGCAGGAGAGCGGCGTGCCGGCGGTGGGCGTGACGGACGCCCTCGGCCGCCTCGTCGGGCTGATCACGCCCGAGAACGTCGGTGAGATGATGATGGTCCTGACGGCCCGGCCGGAGGGCCGCACCGGGTTGAAGCGGAGCGGCTGA
- a CDS encoding flagellar motor protein MotB encodes MSVRAIGWLAGLPLLAILGIGAARIAETRLDATLAAPAEALAAATFGEAAEPWLRVERRGRDLVALGDAPTPPEREAALDRLGELPGLRRLIDRLGVVAEQSPFVWSVQRRAPDRIDLRGHRPAEMKHDALASRLGPLLPEGVALHDAARSARGAPPGFAEAASFLVAQVARLGPGATATLRDRTLSLQGEAAALGDYEAVRAALAAPPAGFGLGEVALVPATVKPFTWSATRLPDGRIRLDGYTVSEADRAAILAAARDLAGGAAVEDAMRTARGLPPGLETRALIARAFAALALVREGTVALDGTALSVRGAAIDAQAVQEADALATGSLPEGLAPGRAELTASPVSPYRVAIRRDAETVTLTGHLPDAETRAALLAALRPHFFGERIVDRTRLSGGAPEGLLAALRAAAVPLGQLARGEVAVTDRDLRLTGESLYAESARRLSETGQRLAPEGWRVAVEVRAKDAPVRRDAASCRSAFAERVAAHTVRFAPGSADLQPDFYAALDDLADLARTCPGSRIEVAGHDDPPGTAPAKAPEKPPEKPPEKPPAKPSAKPPAARAEKPGKGKADAKAEPKTEPAPAEPDLTLAQRRAAAIVDYLLKAGVPADRVATVTGEAAQRAVAFALRS; translated from the coding sequence GTGTCGGTTCGCGCCATCGGCTGGCTCGCCGGCCTTCCTCTCCTGGCCATTCTCGGCATCGGCGCCGCGCGGATCGCCGAGACGCGGCTCGACGCGACGCTCGCGGCCCCGGCCGAGGCGCTCGCGGCCGCCACCTTCGGGGAGGCGGCGGAGCCCTGGCTGCGCGTCGAGCGGCGGGGGCGCGACCTCGTCGCCCTCGGCGACGCGCCGACGCCGCCCGAGCGCGAGGCCGCCCTCGACCGCCTGGGCGAACTCCCGGGCCTGCGCCGCCTGATCGACCGCCTCGGCGTCGTCGCCGAGCAGAGCCCCTTCGTCTGGTCGGTCCAGCGCCGGGCGCCGGACCGCATCGACCTGCGCGGCCACCGCCCGGCCGAGATGAAGCACGACGCGCTCGCCTCGCGCCTCGGCCCGCTCCTGCCCGAGGGCGTGGCGCTGCACGATGCCGCCCGCTCCGCCCGCGGGGCGCCGCCGGGCTTCGCCGAGGCCGCGTCCTTCCTCGTCGCGCAGGTGGCGCGGCTCGGCCCCGGCGCCACCGCCACCCTGCGCGACCGCACCCTGTCGCTCCAGGGCGAGGCCGCCGCCCTCGGCGATTACGAGGCCGTGCGGGCAGCCCTCGCGGCTCCGCCCGCGGGCTTCGGCCTCGGCGAGGTCGCCCTCGTCCCCGCGACCGTGAAGCCCTTCACGTGGTCGGCCACGCGCCTCCCGGACGGCCGCATCCGCCTCGACGGCTACACGGTCTCCGAGGCGGACCGGGCCGCGATCCTGGCCGCCGCCCGCGACCTCGCCGGGGGCGCGGCGGTCGAGGATGCCATGCGCACCGCCCGCGGCCTGCCGCCCGGCCTCGAGACCCGCGCCCTGATCGCCCGCGCCTTCGCGGCCCTGGCGCTGGTGCGCGAGGGCACGGTCGCCCTCGACGGCACCGCCCTGTCGGTGCGCGGCGCGGCGATCGACGCCCAGGCGGTGCAGGAGGCCGACGCCCTCGCCACCGGCAGCCTGCCGGAGGGGCTCGCCCCGGGCCGCGCCGAGCTGACCGCGAGCCCGGTCTCGCCCTACCGCGTCGCGATCCGGCGGGACGCCGAGACGGTCACGCTCACCGGCCACCTGCCCGATGCGGAGACCCGGGCGGCCCTGCTCGCGGCCCTGCGCCCGCACTTCTTCGGCGAGCGCATCGTCGACCGCACCCGCCTCTCGGGCGGCGCGCCGGAGGGCCTCCTCGCCGCGCTGCGGGCGGCGGCCGTCCCGCTCGGCCAGCTCGCCCGCGGGGAGGTCGCGGTGACGGACCGGGACCTGCGCCTCACCGGCGAGAGCCTCTATGCCGAGAGCGCCCGGCGCCTCTCCGAGACCGGGCAGCGCCTCGCCCCGGAGGGTTGGCGCGTCGCCGTGGAGGTGCGGGCGAAGGACGCCCCGGTGCGCCGCGACGCCGCCTCCTGCCGCAGCGCCTTCGCGGAGCGCGTCGCCGCCCACACCGTGCGCTTCGCCCCGGGCAGCGCGGACCTGCAGCCGGATTTCTACGCCGCCCTCGACGACCTCGCGGATCTCGCCCGGACCTGCCCGGGCAGCCGGATCGAGGTGGCGGGCCACGACGACCCGCCCGGGACGGCGCCCGCCAAGGCACCCGAGAAGCCACCCGAGAAGCCGCCCGAGAAGCCGCCCGCCAAACCCTCCGCCAAGCCGCCCGCGGCGAGGGCCGAGAAGCCCGGCAAGGGCAAGGCCGACGCGAAGGCGGAGCCCAAGACGGAGCCCGCGCCGGCCGAGCCGGACCTGACGCTCGCGCAGCGCCGCGCCGCCGCGATCGTCGATTACCTGCTCAAGGCCGGCGTGCCGGCCGACCGGGTCGCCACCGTGACGGGCGAGGCGGCGCAGCGCGCCGTCGCCTTCGCGTTGCGCTCCTGA
- a CDS encoding lytic transglycosylase domain-containing protein: MQLPPRRRRLATLALLACGTALALPPGPAVRAADPDGEGLPARAEAPAAESPEIAGGLRATAGPEDAPATAAGRLAPAVPQAAAAYASADPSVPLPFPVPDAAVAPRAPVPSVPDPGRPTPAVEVDAPALRNAIDAYRRGKVEEGDRLRDALADPAQRALLDWVAIRSGAGIGFERIVAFIRDNPDWPAGAVIRRRAEEALLSQRKAPGIVRAYFAARRPASPPGKFALALALKADGLDEDAAALARDLWREDGFGRTLELKVLDAFPGAITEVDHRARMERALMKEDWEAAGRAATYAGKSYGTLVRARRAVEAKAANAQSLLDAVPPSLRGDSSFLFSRAQLLRRLDRPAEAAAVLMSAPRNPEVLVDPDEWWIERRIVARKLLDQGDARNAYAVVAGHSARAVEKRIEAEFHAGWIALRFLQDAALGARHFAAAAAVAETPISIARAAYWQGRAAEALNQPAEARTFYERAAAQPIAYYGQLARAKLGQDTLALRHAAPLDEAARRAFEARPVIRALRFLAAAGLREQALPLYIDLAHRLSDPAELAALGDVAAADNDPRALVALGKVAVQRGLPLDQHAYPVNGIPSYEAFSAVPQVERAMVFAIARQESQFDPKAQSSVGARGLMQMMPATAQRTARRVSAAFDAGRLLSDPAYNARLGQAHLGELMEDWRGSYILAFASYNAGGGNVKKWIDAYGDPRDPRVDPIDWVERIPFTETRNYVQRVTENLQVYRSRLEGRSALLIESDLHRGGR; encoded by the coding sequence ATGCAGCTCCCGCCCCGACGGCGCCGCCTCGCGACCCTCGCCCTTCTCGCCTGCGGGACGGCCCTCGCCCTCCCGCCCGGCCCCGCCGTGCGGGCCGCCGACCCGGACGGCGAGGGCCTGCCCGCCCGGGCCGAGGCGCCGGCGGCCGAGTCCCCGGAGATCGCCGGGGGCCTGCGCGCCACGGCCGGCCCCGAGGACGCGCCCGCCACCGCCGCCGGGCGCCTCGCCCCGGCGGTGCCGCAGGCGGCCGCCGCCTACGCCTCGGCCGACCCGTCCGTGCCCCTCCCCTTCCCGGTGCCGGACGCCGCCGTCGCCCCGCGGGCGCCCGTGCCGAGCGTGCCCGATCCGGGCCGCCCGACGCCCGCCGTCGAGGTGGACGCGCCGGCCCTGCGCAACGCGATCGACGCCTACCGCCGGGGCAAGGTCGAGGAGGGCGACCGCCTGCGGGACGCCCTCGCGGATCCGGCCCAGCGCGCCCTGCTCGACTGGGTGGCGATCCGCTCGGGCGCGGGGATCGGGTTCGAGCGCATCGTGGCCTTCATCCGCGACAACCCCGACTGGCCGGCCGGCGCGGTGATCCGGCGCCGGGCCGAGGAGGCGCTGCTGAGCCAGCGCAAGGCGCCGGGGATCGTGCGCGCCTACTTCGCCGCCCGCCGCCCCGCGAGCCCGCCCGGCAAGTTCGCCCTCGCCCTCGCCCTCAAGGCCGACGGCCTCGACGAGGACGCCGCCGCCCTCGCGCGCGACCTCTGGCGCGAGGACGGCTTCGGCCGCACCCTCGAACTCAAGGTGCTCGACGCCTTCCCGGGCGCGATCACCGAGGTCGACCACCGCGCCCGCATGGAGCGGGCCCTGATGAAGGAGGATTGGGAGGCCGCCGGCCGCGCCGCGACCTACGCGGGCAAGAGCTACGGCACCCTGGTGCGGGCGCGCCGCGCCGTCGAGGCCAAGGCCGCCAACGCGCAGAGCCTCCTCGACGCCGTGCCGCCGAGCCTGCGCGGCGATTCCTCGTTCCTGTTCTCCCGCGCGCAGCTCCTGCGCCGGCTCGACAGGCCGGCCGAGGCGGCCGCCGTGCTGATGAGCGCGCCGCGCAACCCGGAGGTGCTGGTCGATCCCGACGAGTGGTGGATCGAGCGCCGGATCGTGGCGCGCAAGCTCCTCGACCAGGGCGACGCGAGGAATGCCTACGCGGTCGTGGCGGGGCACAGCGCGCGGGCGGTGGAGAAGCGCATCGAGGCGGAGTTCCACGCCGGCTGGATCGCCCTGCGCTTCCTGCAGGATGCGGCGCTGGGCGCCCGGCACTTCGCGGCCGCCGCCGCCGTCGCCGAGACCCCGATCTCGATCGCCCGGGCCGCCTACTGGCAGGGGCGCGCCGCCGAGGCGCTGAACCAGCCGGCCGAGGCCAGGACCTTCTACGAGCGCGCCGCCGCGCAGCCGATCGCCTATTACGGCCAGCTCGCCCGGGCGAAGCTCGGCCAGGACACCCTCGCCCTGCGCCACGCCGCTCCCCTCGACGAGGCCGCGCGCCGGGCCTTCGAGGCGCGGCCCGTGATCCGCGCCCTGCGGTTCCTCGCGGCGGCGGGCCTGCGCGAGCAGGCGCTGCCCCTCTACATCGACCTCGCGCATCGGCTGAGCGACCCGGCCGAACTCGCCGCCCTCGGCGACGTGGCGGCGGCCGACAACGATCCCCGCGCCCTGGTGGCGCTCGGCAAGGTCGCGGTCCAGCGCGGCCTGCCCCTCGACCAGCACGCCTATCCGGTGAACGGCATCCCGTCCTACGAGGCCTTCTCGGCGGTGCCGCAGGTCGAGCGGGCCATGGTCTTCGCCATCGCCCGCCAGGAGAGCCAGTTCGACCCGAAGGCGCAGTCGAGCGTGGGCGCCCGCGGCCTGATGCAGATGATGCCGGCGACGGCCCAGCGCACCGCCCGGCGGGTGAGCGCCGCCTTCGACGCGGGCCGGCTCCTGAGCGACCCGGCCTACAATGCCCGCCTCGGCCAGGCCCATCTGGGCGAGCTGATGGAGGATTGGCGCGGCTCCTACATCCTGGCCTTCGCCTCCTACAACGCCGGCGGCGGCAACGTGAAGAAGTGGATCGACGCCTACGGCGACCCGCGCGATCCCAGGGTCGACCCGATCGACTGGGTCGAGCGCATTCCCTTCACGGAGACCCGCAACTACGTCCAGCGCGTGACCGAGAACCTCCAGGTCTACCGCAGCCGGCTGGAGGGGCGCAGCGCCCTGCTGATCGAGAGCGACCTGCATCGCGGCGGGCGCTGA
- the dapA gene encoding 4-hydroxy-tetrahydrodipicolinate synthase produces the protein MTSTPISQRLRGSLTALVTPFRDGAFDEAAFRRFVAWQIEHGTHGLVPVGTTGESPTLSHAEHDRVVEACIDEAGGRVPVVAGAGSNSTAEAIERARHAEKAGADAVLIVTPYYNKPTQEGLYQHFKAVNDAIGIPILIYNIPARSVIDMSVDTMRRLYELRNIAGVKDATANVARVSLQRQAMGEDFIQLSGEDATALGFMAHGGHGCISVTSNVAPRLCADFQEACLAGEYRAALRLQDRLMPLHTNLFVETNPSPAKYALARLGLMDEEVRLPLVPLGEAGRRAVDGALRDAGLSNT, from the coding sequence ATGACGTCGACGCCGATTTCGCAGCGCCTGAGAGGCTCGCTCACGGCCCTGGTGACCCCGTTCCGCGACGGAGCCTTCGACGAGGCGGCGTTCCGGCGATTCGTGGCGTGGCAGATCGAGCATGGCACGCACGGCCTCGTGCCGGTCGGCACGACCGGGGAGAGCCCGACCCTGAGCCATGCCGAGCACGACCGGGTGGTCGAGGCCTGCATCGACGAGGCGGGCGGCCGGGTGCCGGTGGTCGCCGGCGCCGGCTCGAACTCCACCGCCGAGGCGATCGAGCGCGCCCGTCATGCGGAGAAGGCCGGGGCTGACGCGGTCCTCATCGTCACGCCCTATTACAACAAGCCGACCCAGGAAGGGCTGTACCAGCACTTCAAGGCGGTGAACGACGCAATCGGCATTCCCATCTTGATCTACAACATCCCAGCCCGCTCGGTGATCGATATGTCGGTCGACACGATGCGGCGCCTGTACGAATTGCGCAATATCGCGGGCGTGAAGGATGCCACCGCCAACGTGGCTCGCGTCAGCCTTCAGCGCCAAGCGATGGGAGAAGACTTCATCCAACTTTCTGGCGAAGATGCGACGGCGCTCGGCTTCATGGCGCATGGCGGGCACGGCTGCATCTCGGTGACCTCGAACGTGGCGCCGCGCCTCTGCGCCGACTTCCAGGAGGCCTGCCTCGCGGGCGAGTACCGGGCGGCCCTGCGCCTTCAGGACCGGCTGATGCCGCTCCACACCAACCTCTTCGTCGAGACCAACCCGTCGCCGGCCAAGTACGCGCTCGCGCGGCTCGGCCTGATGGACGAGGAGGTGCGCCTGCCCCTGGTCCCGCTCGGGGAGGCGGGGCGGCGCGCGGTCGACGGCGCCTTGCGCGACGCCGGCCTCTCCAACACCTGA
- a CDS encoding CDP-alcohol phosphatidyltransferase family protein, which yields MDDNLFPPFAPDTNEPRPRRFKPIPVRMIIPNMITLMAVCLGLTAVRLAFEGRFEPAVIAIVVAAVLDGIDGRVARLLKGTSRFGAELDSLADFVNFGCAPALILYGFTLHHLKSLGWIVALIFAIAMALRLARFNVMLDDPSRPEWKKDYFVGMPAPAGALTALLPLYLHFLGLSFGPRLAPAVLAYVLVLAILVISTVPTYAGKTIGKRVPREYVLPIFVVTVAAFGLFISFPFETLASLSIAYLCAIPIGANQYRRRLKAEAAVSGETPAA from the coding sequence ATGGACGACAATCTCTTCCCGCCCTTCGCCCCCGACACCAACGAGCCCCGGCCGCGGCGCTTCAAGCCGATCCCGGTGCGGATGATCATCCCCAACATGATCACCCTGATGGCGGTCTGCCTCGGGCTCACCGCCGTGCGCCTCGCCTTCGAGGGCCGGTTCGAGCCGGCCGTCATCGCCATCGTGGTGGCGGCGGTGCTCGACGGCATCGACGGGCGGGTGGCGCGGCTCCTGAAGGGGACCTCGCGCTTCGGGGCGGAGCTCGACTCGCTCGCCGATTTCGTGAATTTCGGCTGCGCCCCGGCGCTGATCCTCTACGGCTTCACCCTCCACCACCTGAAGTCGCTCGGCTGGATCGTGGCCCTGATCTTCGCCATCGCGATGGCGCTGCGGCTCGCCCGCTTCAACGTGATGCTGGACGACCCGAGCCGCCCGGAATGGAAGAAGGACTACTTCGTCGGCATGCCGGCGCCGGCCGGCGCGCTGACGGCGCTGCTGCCGCTCTACCTCCACTTCCTCGGTCTCTCGTTCGGGCCGCGGCTCGCCCCGGCGGTCCTCGCCTACGTCCTGGTCCTGGCGATCCTGGTGATCTCGACCGTGCCGACCTACGCGGGCAAGACCATCGGCAAGCGGGTCCCGCGCGAGTACGTGCTGCCGATCTTCGTCGTGACGGTGGCGGCGTTCGGGCTGTTCATCAGCTTCCCGTTCGAGACGCTGGCGAGCCTGAGCATCGCCTATCTGTGCGCCATCCCGATCGGCGCCAACCAGTACCGGCGCCGCCTCAAGGCCGAGGCGGCCGTGTCCGGAGAGACCCCGGCCGCCTGA
- a CDS encoding OmpA family protein gives MPSEPGRPPAPPAEPGQPRERPGEARPGAGAPDRPQGTPARPGQAAPTPPQAAPTPPPAGSPAVPPGAPTRPQPDPAGPGAAPLPVPGAPGRDGRDRRDGAERRDDAESIPGGFRRSDVEVRSYDEVRRARREVNEGGRLVIREPGRVIVRENDRTFIRHDETERFRSLDRDARVERRGRDVVTIIDRPGGDQIVTVVDEDGRLLRRSRRARDGREVVLIDNTFEGRPRPIARDVVVLPPPEIRIPRERYVVEAERADEGLIYETLTAPPVAPVERRYTLDEVRSSPSLRARMRSVDIDTITFETGSWQVAPDQARRLAAIAEAIRRAVEHNPQEVFLIEGHTDAVGSEVDNLSLSDRRAQEVAAVLTRDFRVPPENLTTQGYGEQYLKVNTQEANRENRRVTARRITPLIQQQAGRP, from the coding sequence GTGCCGAGCGAGCCCGGGCGCCCGCCGGCCCCGCCGGCGGAGCCCGGCCAGCCGCGGGAGCGGCCCGGCGAGGCGCGTCCGGGCGCCGGCGCGCCGGATCGTCCGCAAGGAACGCCCGCGCGGCCGGGGCAGGCGGCCCCGACCCCGCCGCAGGCGGCCCCGACCCCGCCGCCCGCCGGAAGCCCCGCCGTCCCGCCGGGCGCGCCGACCCGGCCGCAGCCGGACCCGGCCGGACCGGGCGCCGCGCCGCTGCCGGTGCCGGGCGCGCCCGGCCGGGATGGCCGCGACCGCCGCGACGGCGCCGAGCGCCGCGACGACGCGGAGTCCATCCCCGGCGGCTTCCGCCGCAGCGACGTGGAGGTGCGCAGCTACGACGAGGTCCGCCGCGCCCGCCGCGAGGTCAACGAGGGCGGCCGGCTGGTCATCCGCGAGCCCGGCCGGGTGATCGTGCGCGAGAACGACCGCACCTTCATCCGCCACGACGAGACGGAGCGGTTCCGGTCCCTCGATCGCGACGCCCGCGTCGAGCGCCGCGGCCGCGACGTGGTCACGATCATCGACCGGCCCGGCGGCGACCAGATCGTCACGGTGGTGGACGAGGACGGCCGGCTCCTGCGCCGCAGCCGCCGGGCGCGGGACGGCCGCGAGGTCGTGCTGATCGACAACACCTTCGAGGGCCGTCCGCGGCCGATCGCGCGCGACGTGGTGGTGCTGCCGCCCCCCGAGATCCGCATTCCCCGCGAGCGCTACGTGGTGGAGGCGGAGCGGGCCGACGAGGGCCTGATCTACGAGACCCTCACGGCGCCGCCGGTCGCCCCGGTGGAGCGGCGCTACACGCTCGACGAGGTGCGCTCCAGCCCGAGCCTGCGCGCCCGGATGCGCAGCGTCGACATCGACACGATCACCTTCGAGACCGGCTCCTGGCAGGTCGCCCCCGACCAGGCGCGGCGCCTCGCGGCGATCGCGGAGGCGATCCGGCGGGCGGTCGAGCACAACCCGCAGGAGGTGTTCCTCATCGAGGGCCACACGGACGCGGTCGGCAGCGAGGTCGACAACCTCTCGCTCTCCGACCGGCGGGCGCAGGAGGTCGCCGCGGTGCTCACCCGGGACTTCCGCGTGCCGCCCGAGAACCTGACCACCCAGGGCTACGGCGAGCAGTACCTGAAGGTGAACACCCAGGAGGCGAACCGCGAGAACCGCAGGGTGACGGCGCGGCGGATCACGCCGCTGATCCAGCAGCAGGCCGGGCGGCCCTAG
- a CDS encoding MTH1187 family thiamine-binding protein — translation MRVVADLCIVPMGVGPSVSPYVREIKALIDASPLEAEMHANGTNIEGELADICQLIERCEARLAELGVQRVFYTMTFGTRRDKAQSMADKLRAVS, via the coding sequence ATGAGAGTCGTCGCGGATCTGTGCATCGTCCCGATGGGCGTCGGGCCCTCGGTCTCTCCCTACGTGCGGGAGATCAAGGCCCTGATCGACGCGAGCCCCCTCGAGGCGGAGATGCACGCCAACGGCACCAACATCGAGGGGGAACTCGCCGACATCTGCCAGCTCATCGAGCGCTGCGAGGCGCGGCTCGCCGAACTCGGCGTCCAGCGGGTCTTCTACACCATGACCTTCGGCACGCGCCGGGACAAGGCGCAGAGCATGGCCGACAAGCTGCGGGCGGTCTCGTAG
- a CDS encoding phosphatidylserine decarboxylase produces the protein MTDLFETIRRVLVPIHKEGYLFIAIGIVLTVLAGSFVQALGWIFFLLTLWVCYFFRDPERVVPVGEGLVVSPADGRVNLISTVVPPSELDLPSEPMLRISVFMNVFDCHVNRVPVSGRIDQIHYTPGLFLNAELDKASEDNERNGLVIETGSGPDALRIGVVQIAGLVARRIVDWVKPGDNLVVGDRFGLIRFGSRVDVYLPAGSRVLVGLGQKAVAGETVLADLRPGGPVRQFRRV, from the coding sequence ATGACCGACCTCTTCGAGACGATCCGCCGCGTCCTCGTGCCGATCCACAAGGAGGGCTACCTCTTCATCGCGATCGGCATCGTGCTGACGGTGCTCGCTGGCTCCTTCGTGCAGGCGCTGGGCTGGATCTTCTTCCTGCTCACGCTCTGGGTCTGCTACTTCTTCCGCGACCCCGAGCGCGTCGTGCCGGTGGGCGAGGGCCTCGTGGTCTCGCCCGCGGACGGGCGCGTGAACCTGATCTCGACCGTGGTGCCGCCCTCCGAGCTCGACCTGCCCTCCGAGCCGATGCTGCGCATCTCGGTCTTCATGAACGTGTTCGACTGCCACGTGAACCGGGTGCCGGTCTCGGGGCGCATCGACCAGATCCACTACACGCCGGGCCTCTTCCTCAACGCCGAGCTCGACAAGGCGAGCGAGGACAACGAGCGCAACGGGCTGGTGATCGAGACCGGCAGCGGGCCGGACGCCCTGCGCATCGGCGTGGTGCAGATCGCCGGCTTGGTGGCGCGGCGCATCGTCGACTGGGTCAAGCCCGGCGACAACCTGGTGGTGGGCGACCGCTTCGGGCTGATCCGCTTCGGCTCGCGGGTGGACGTCTACCTGCCGGCGGGATCGCGGGTGCTGGTGGGACTCGGCCAGAAGGCGGTGGCGGGCGAGACGGTGCTCGCCGACCTGCGCCCCGGCGGCCCGGTCCGCCAGTTCCGGCGGGTCTGA
- the smpB gene encoding SsrA-binding protein SmpB — translation MAPKADPARRVVADNRKARFHYEITDTVEAGIALTGTEVKSLRGGKATIGEAYAGPSGDEFFLFNAYIPEYLEANRFNHETKRPRRLLLHRRQINKFLGATQREGYTVIPLKIYFNERGRAKVELGLGRGKKLHDKRETAKERDWQRDKARLMRDKG, via the coding sequence ATGGCCCCGAAAGCCGACCCCGCCCGCCGCGTCGTCGCCGACAACCGCAAGGCCCGCTTCCACTACGAGATCACCGACACGGTCGAGGCGGGCATCGCGCTCACCGGCACCGAGGTGAAGTCCCTGCGCGGCGGCAAGGCCACGATCGGGGAGGCCTATGCGGGCCCGTCGGGCGACGAGTTCTTCCTGTTCAACGCCTACATTCCCGAATACCTCGAGGCCAACCGCTTCAACCACGAGACCAAGCGGCCCCGCCGCCTGCTGCTGCACCGGCGCCAGATCAACAAGTTCCTGGGGGCGACGCAGCGCGAGGGCTACACGGTGATCCCGCTCAAGATCTACTTCAACGAGCGCGGCCGGGCGAAGGTGGAGCTCGGGCTCGGGCGGGGCAAGAAGCTGCACGACAAGCGCGAGACCGCCAAGGAGCGCGACTGGCAGCGCGACAAGGCGCGGCTGATGCGCGACAAGGGCTGA